A single window of Microbispora hainanensis DNA harbors:
- a CDS encoding HAD family hydrolase — protein MPIRAVLWDIDDTLFDYAGADRAGLRDHLAAEGLAALFPSVDDALRHWKAQTELHWARFIAQETDFQGQRRARVRGFLGVDMDDSEADAWFDRYVAHFEACWALFPDSLATLHELATDFRQAVLSNSRLDYQERKLRILGVRDHFETVLCAAELGVSKPQAAAFHAACDALELPPGEVLYVGNEPDIDAGGAMAAGLAAVWLDRDGVGGRSELVRITDLGQLSRLLTPGRSSWSAG, from the coding sequence ATGCCGATCCGTGCCGTGCTCTGGGACATCGACGACACTCTGTTCGACTACGCCGGCGCCGACCGCGCCGGCCTCCGCGACCATCTGGCCGCCGAAGGGCTCGCCGCGCTGTTCCCCTCCGTCGACGACGCCCTTCGTCACTGGAAGGCCCAGACAGAGCTGCACTGGGCGAGATTCATCGCGCAGGAGACCGACTTCCAGGGACAGCGCCGCGCGCGTGTCCGGGGCTTTCTCGGCGTGGACATGGACGACTCCGAAGCGGACGCCTGGTTCGATCGCTACGTGGCCCACTTCGAAGCCTGCTGGGCGCTCTTCCCCGACAGCCTCGCGACCTTGCACGAGCTCGCCACCGACTTCCGGCAAGCCGTGCTGTCGAACTCCAGGCTGGACTACCAGGAACGCAAGTTGCGCATCCTCGGCGTGCGGGATCATTTCGAGACCGTCCTGTGCGCCGCCGAACTCGGCGTGTCCAAACCCCAGGCCGCCGCCTTTCACGCGGCGTGCGACGCGCTGGAGCTGCCCCCGGGCGAGGTGCTGTACGTCGGCAACGAGCCCGACATCGACGCGGGCGGTGCGATGGCCGCCGGGCTCGCCGCGGTCTGGCTTGACCGGGACGGCGTCGGCGGGCGCTCCGAGCTGGTGCGGATCACCGATCTCGGCCAGCTTTCCCGGTTGCTGACGCCGGGACGATCCTCATGGAGCGCCGGGTAG
- a CDS encoding winged helix-turn-helix transcriptional regulator, with protein MPLSFEGVLADRTTWRLDNCSIGRSMETIGTRSAMLILREAFYGTTRFDDFVRRTKIGDAIVAARLKDLTDIGVFTKQPYREPGKRTRYEYLLTEKGRDLFPAVFALMQWGNKYLQGEDGGPLRLVERGTGEPVVIGPRTVSGRDVGPEDLAIVAHGDWADPQRG; from the coding sequence ATGCCGCTCTCATTCGAGGGTGTTCTGGCCGATCGGACCACGTGGCGGCTGGACAACTGCTCGATCGGCAGGTCGATGGAGACCATCGGCACGCGGTCGGCGATGCTGATCCTGCGCGAGGCCTTCTACGGCACGACCCGGTTCGACGACTTCGTACGGCGGACGAAGATCGGCGACGCGATCGTCGCGGCACGGCTCAAGGACCTGACCGACATCGGGGTGTTCACCAAGCAGCCCTACCGGGAGCCGGGCAAGCGGACCCGCTACGAATACCTGCTGACGGAGAAGGGCAGGGACCTGTTCCCTGCCGTCTTCGCGCTCATGCAGTGGGGCAACAAGTACCTGCAGGGTGAGGACGGCGGCCCGCTGCGTCTCGTCGAACGGGGCACCGGCGAGCCGGTCGTGATCGGCCCGCGCACCGTCTCCGGCAGGGATGTCGGCCCCGAGGACCTCGCCATCGTGGCCCACGGTGACTGGGCCGACCCGCAGAGAGGCTGA
- a CDS encoding NAD-dependent epimerase/dehydratase family protein, which translates to MRIFLAGASGVIGQRLIPRLVKAGHVVGGMTRSPGKTELLARLGAEPILCDVFDRDALVKAVRDFAPDVILNELTDLPDEAEKLDEHVELNARIRTEGNQNLIEAARQSGSPKILAQTVAWRLQAGPDADAVAELERSVLAEGGVVLSYGQFYGPGTYNEQQIPAEPRVQIDHAADRTVELLDAPSGVVVITDRPA; encoded by the coding sequence ATGAGGATCTTTCTGGCCGGCGCGTCCGGCGTGATCGGGCAGCGGCTGATTCCCCGCCTGGTCAAGGCAGGGCACGTGGTCGGCGGCATGACCCGCTCACCCGGCAAGACCGAGCTACTGGCCCGGCTCGGCGCCGAGCCGATCCTGTGCGACGTCTTCGACCGCGACGCCCTCGTCAAGGCGGTCCGCGACTTCGCCCCGGACGTCATCCTGAACGAACTGACCGATCTGCCCGACGAAGCGGAGAAGCTCGATGAGCACGTGGAGCTGAACGCGCGCATCCGGACCGAGGGCAACCAGAACCTGATCGAAGCGGCACGGCAGAGCGGATCGCCGAAGATCCTCGCCCAGACCGTCGCCTGGCGGCTCCAGGCCGGCCCCGATGCCGACGCCGTCGCCGAGCTCGAACGCTCCGTACTCGCCGAGGGCGGGGTCGTGCTCAGCTACGGACAGTTCTACGGACCCGGCACCTACAACGAACAGCAGATCCCCGCCGAGCCACGCGTCCAGATCGACCACGCCGCCGACCGTACGGTGGAACTGCTCGACGCGCCGTCAGGTGTCGTCGTCATCACCGACCGGCCCGCGTAG
- a CDS encoding alkene reductase produces MSTAFEPITIGRHTARNRVVMAPMTRNRAYGPGASPTPLMATYYAQRADAGLIITESTQPSPIGQGFPNTPGLHSAGQVEAWRRVTAGVHERNGLIFAQLMHAGRVGHPSLHGGTLTPVGPSPVKAAGTVFTMDGPQEFVTPRALDRAGIKETIEDFASAARNAIEAGFDGVELHAGSGFLLHQFLSTNANQRDDEWGGSARRRGRFTVEVARAVADAVGADRVGLRIWPSHVYNDIVEDGHHDTYLALLDALNPLGLAYLHIAEGPDTELTHRLRERWTGTLILNPYTPGAFTGPESLKLIDDSAADLISYASLFMANPDLPRRLRTGGPFNAPDFSRAYGGDHKGYTDYPALTCLQESGPSTLTNKL; encoded by the coding sequence ATGTCCACAGCGTTCGAACCGATCACCATCGGCCGGCACACCGCCCGCAACAGGGTGGTCATGGCCCCGATGACGCGGAACCGCGCGTACGGGCCGGGAGCGAGCCCGACCCCGCTGATGGCGACCTACTACGCCCAGCGCGCCGACGCCGGTCTGATCATCACCGAAAGCACCCAGCCTTCGCCGATCGGGCAGGGCTTCCCGAACACGCCGGGGCTGCACAGCGCCGGACAGGTCGAGGCCTGGCGGAGGGTGACCGCCGGGGTGCACGAGCGGAACGGCTTGATCTTCGCTCAGCTCATGCACGCGGGGCGGGTCGGCCATCCCAGCCTGCACGGGGGAACGCTGACACCGGTCGGGCCGTCGCCGGTGAAGGCCGCCGGAACGGTGTTCACCATGGACGGCCCGCAGGAGTTCGTCACCCCGCGGGCGCTGGACCGGGCCGGCATCAAGGAGACCATCGAGGACTTCGCGTCGGCGGCGCGCAACGCGATCGAGGCCGGCTTCGACGGGGTGGAGTTGCACGCGGGCAGCGGCTTTCTGCTGCACCAGTTCCTATCGACGAACGCCAACCAGCGTGACGACGAGTGGGGCGGCAGCGCCCGGCGACGCGGCCGGTTCACCGTCGAGGTGGCCAGGGCCGTGGCGGACGCCGTCGGCGCCGACCGCGTCGGACTGCGGATCTGGCCGTCCCACGTCTACAACGACATCGTCGAAGACGGCCACCACGACACCTACCTCGCGCTACTCGACGCGCTCAACCCGCTCGGCCTGGCCTACCTGCACATCGCCGAAGGACCCGACACGGAGCTCACCCACCGGCTGCGGGAACGGTGGACCGGCACGCTGATTCTCAACCCGTACACCCCCGGCGCATTCACCGGGCCTGAGTCGCTGAAGCTCATCGACGACAGCGCCGCCGACCTGATCTCCTACGCCTCGCTCTTCATGGCCAACCCGGACCTGCCTCGCCGGTTGCGGACCGGCGGGCCCTTCAACGCCCCCGACTTCAGCCGGGCCTACGGCGGAGACCACAAGGGCTACACCGACTACCCGGCCCTGACTTGTCTCCAGGAAAGTGGGCCGTCTACGCTGACTAATAAATTGTGA
- a CDS encoding DsbA family protein, producing the protein MKIEFWSDIVCPYCGLMDHRLRQALDRFAHASDVHVVHRSFQPHPDLPREGVTQRELFRMAGMPEATGEQVLRRIEAAAEAEGLTPYNALERRLGPTDFAHELLAYAAGQGRSGEIWSAMFRAHFGQGRDLWTVEQVLDFASEVGLDRDGAAAALHDGRYRARVADDQHTAQRLGARGTPFIVLDGKYAMSGAIGPGELLSAIGSVWEEGHPAAVSPLPPITGGDGVCTPDGCVAPAPSGE; encoded by the coding sequence GTGAAGATCGAGTTCTGGTCGGACATCGTGTGCCCGTACTGCGGGCTGATGGACCACAGGCTGCGCCAGGCACTGGACCGCTTCGCGCACGCCTCGGACGTCCACGTGGTGCATCGCTCTTTTCAGCCGCATCCCGACCTCCCTCGTGAGGGAGTGACCCAGCGGGAGCTGTTCCGCATGGCCGGAATGCCCGAGGCGACCGGCGAGCAGGTCCTGCGCCGGATCGAGGCGGCCGCCGAGGCCGAGGGACTCACGCCGTACAACGCGCTCGAACGCCGGCTGGGGCCGACCGACTTCGCCCACGAGCTTCTCGCGTACGCCGCCGGCCAGGGCCGTTCGGGCGAGATCTGGTCGGCGATGTTCCGCGCCCACTTCGGGCAGGGCCGCGACCTGTGGACCGTTGAGCAGGTGCTCGACTTCGCCTCGGAGGTGGGACTGGACCGCGACGGCGCGGCTGCCGCGCTGCACGACGGCAGATACCGGGCGCGGGTGGCCGACGACCAGCACACGGCCCAGCGCCTCGGCGCCCGCGGCACGCCGTTCATCGTCCTGGACGGAAAGTACGCCATGTCCGGCGCGATCGGCCCCGGCGAACTGCTCTCGGCCATTGGTTCCGTCTGGGAGGAGGGCCATCCGGCCGCCGTCTCCCCTCTGCCTCCGATAACCGGCGGCGACGGGGTGTGCACCCCGGACGGCTGCGTGGCCCCCGCCCCCAGCGGCGAATGA
- a CDS encoding winged helix-turn-helix transcriptional regulator, whose product MAAEKTRKVRTGVRADVRAAPGPCAHWDDQDADFIREVLDLVGDKWSVLVIGTLADGATRYSDLAAAIPGISQRMLTLTLKQLRRNGIVSRTAYPEVPPRVEYELTGLGTSLLSTVLALAAWSADNQAEIRRHQQTFDADTQPAGS is encoded by the coding sequence ATGGCGGCGGAGAAGACACGGAAGGTCAGGACCGGAGTGCGGGCCGACGTGCGCGCCGCGCCGGGACCCTGCGCCCATTGGGACGACCAGGACGCGGACTTCATCCGCGAGGTTCTCGACCTCGTCGGCGACAAGTGGAGCGTGCTCGTCATCGGCACCCTCGCCGACGGCGCGACACGCTACTCCGACCTGGCCGCCGCGATCCCCGGCATCTCGCAGCGCATGCTGACGCTGACGTTGAAGCAACTGCGACGCAACGGGATCGTCAGCCGAACCGCCTACCCCGAGGTCCCGCCCAGGGTCGAGTACGAGCTGACCGGCCTGGGCACGTCGTTGCTTTCGACCGTGCTGGCGCTGGCCGCGTGGTCGGCCGACAACCAGGCCGAAATCCGACGCCACCAACAGACCTTCGACGCCGATACGCAGCCCGCGGGGAGCTGA
- a CDS encoding PLP-dependent aminotransferase family protein: MTDSRANSAAAAPSTFGADLHLELSGPGLRAGLTDALREAVRTGRLAPGTRLPSSRSLAADLGIARNTVADSYAELVAEGWLTARQGSGTRVAERSEPHRTAPSAPRTRRARPRPTFGLLPGAPDLATFPRTQWLAAARRALTAAPHDAFGYGDARGRAELRAALADYLARARGVYAAPERIVVCSGFHHGLTLMAQVLRARRVRAVAVESYGLHIYRDLLSDAGLRIPPLYVDEHGARTDDLARLNGAGAALLTPAHQYPTGVALSPARRTAAVDWARATGGLILEDDYDGEFRYDRQPVGALQGLDPERVVYFGTASKSLAPGLRLAWMVLPEELVPEIVAAKGHIDYMSSALEQLTLAEFITSGAYDRHVRSMRLRYRRRRDQLVAALAQRAPGVRVTGLAAGLQVVLELPHGTERSVVQAAARKGLAVSGMAPFRHDAAGSGRRLPERDALVVNYAAPSDSAWAGALDALCQVLP; encoded by the coding sequence ATGACAGATTCCCGGGCCAATTCGGCGGCTGCCGCGCCTTCCACCTTCGGCGCCGACCTGCATCTGGAACTGTCCGGGCCTGGGCTGCGGGCCGGGCTCACAGACGCTCTGCGCGAGGCCGTACGCACGGGACGCCTGGCGCCCGGCACTCGGCTGCCGTCGTCCCGTTCGCTTGCCGCCGATCTCGGCATCGCCCGTAACACGGTGGCCGACTCCTATGCCGAACTGGTCGCCGAGGGCTGGCTCACCGCCCGGCAGGGCTCCGGAACCCGGGTGGCCGAACGGTCCGAGCCGCACAGGACGGCACCCTCCGCCCCCCGGACGCGACGGGCCCGTCCCCGTCCCACCTTCGGCCTGCTGCCGGGCGCGCCGGACCTCGCGACGTTTCCTCGCACGCAGTGGCTCGCCGCTGCCCGCCGCGCTCTGACCGCGGCTCCACACGACGCCTTCGGCTACGGCGACGCACGTGGCCGGGCGGAACTGCGCGCCGCCCTGGCGGACTATCTGGCGCGGGCCCGCGGGGTGTACGCCGCGCCGGAGCGGATCGTCGTCTGTTCCGGTTTCCACCATGGCCTGACGCTGATGGCGCAGGTGCTCCGGGCCCGGCGGGTTCGGGCCGTAGCCGTCGAGTCGTACGGACTTCACATCTATCGCGACCTGCTGAGCGACGCCGGCCTGCGCATCCCGCCCCTCTACGTCGACGAACACGGCGCCCGCACCGACGATCTGGCGCGGTTGAACGGGGCCGGCGCAGCACTGCTGACACCGGCGCATCAGTACCCGACAGGGGTCGCGCTGAGCCCGGCCCGGCGCACGGCGGCCGTCGACTGGGCGCGTGCCACCGGCGGGCTGATTTTGGAGGACGACTACGACGGAGAGTTCAGGTACGACCGTCAGCCGGTGGGTGCTCTGCAGGGCCTCGATCCAGAACGGGTGGTGTACTTCGGCACGGCGAGCAAGTCACTGGCTCCGGGACTGCGGCTCGCCTGGATGGTGCTGCCCGAGGAACTGGTCCCGGAGATCGTGGCGGCCAAGGGGCACATCGACTACATGTCCAGCGCGTTGGAACAGCTGACGCTCGCGGAGTTCATCACGTCGGGCGCGTACGACCGCCATGTGCGCTCGATGCGGCTGCGCTACCGGCGTCGCCGCGACCAACTGGTCGCGGCCCTGGCGCAGCGCGCCCCCGGCGTCCGCGTGACCGGCTTGGCCGCCGGGTTGCAGGTGGTCCTGGAACTCCCGCATGGAACCGAGCGCTCGGTCGTCCAGGCGGCGGCCCGGAAGGGTCTGGCGGTCAGCGGGATGGCGCCGTTCCGCCACGACGCGGCGGGCTCCGGCCGGCGGTTGCCCGAGCGGGACGCGCTGGTGGTCAACTACGCGGCCCCCTCGGACAGCGCGTGGGCGGGCGCGCTGGACGCACTCTGCCAGGTGCTGCCGTAG
- a CDS encoding isocitrate lyase/PEP mutase family protein — protein MTAHTFRALHHGRAPGDPLVLPGPWDVASARVFANAGFPALAIPSAGIAASLGYADGSTPPEEMFDAIARIARGVTVPVSADVEDGYGLAPGELVGRLLEAGVVGCNLEDSENATLKDPHRHADWLADVRAHAGDALFINARVDTFLFGSGDPADALTRARLYLAAGADCIYPLLAPPEVLPVLREGIEGPINMAAQPGIDSITGLARLGATRITFGPGMHQHATRATGELATRLRAPARETEPGVVRL, from the coding sequence ATGACCGCTCACACCTTCCGCGCCCTGCACCACGGGCGCGCCCCCGGCGACCCGCTCGTCCTGCCCGGACCCTGGGACGTGGCCAGTGCCCGCGTCTTCGCCAACGCCGGCTTTCCCGCGCTCGCCATACCGAGCGCCGGGATCGCCGCCTCCCTCGGTTACGCGGACGGCTCGACCCCGCCGGAGGAAATGTTCGACGCGATAGCGCGTATAGCCCGGGGGGTCACCGTCCCCGTATCCGCCGACGTCGAGGACGGCTACGGACTCGCCCCCGGAGAACTGGTCGGGCGCCTCCTGGAGGCCGGCGTCGTCGGCTGCAACCTGGAGGACTCCGAGAACGCCACGCTCAAAGACCCACACCGGCACGCGGACTGGCTGGCCGATGTCCGCGCACACGCAGGTGACGCGCTTTTCATCAACGCGCGCGTCGACACTTTCCTGTTCGGTTCCGGCGATCCGGCCGACGCCCTGACACGGGCCCGCCTGTATCTGGCGGCCGGCGCCGACTGCATCTATCCCCTTCTGGCGCCGCCCGAGGTGCTGCCCGTACTGCGGGAGGGCATCGAGGGCCCCATCAACATGGCAGCCCAGCCGGGGATCGATTCCATCACCGGCCTGGCCCGGCTGGGCGCGACACGCATCACCTTCGGCCCCGGCATGCACCAGCACGCGACCCGCGCCACCGGCGAACTCGCGACGCGGCTACGCGCGCCCGCCCGGGAGACGGAACCTGGGGTGGTGCGCCTCTAG
- a CDS encoding class I SAM-dependent methyltransferase, whose protein sequence is MPDGWEWDSTLFQGCASYYERGRLPYAPGLAETLAAALGLDGRGRLLDVGCGPGTVILALARFFAEVIGVDPDEDMLAEAARQAGRRGVTNARWVAARAEDLPAGLGTFRVVVFAQSFHWTDRDRVAATVRDMLEPGGAFVHISDFKNAPADPAPVPLPAPPYAEIGELVRRYLGPVRRAGQGTLVNGTPDREDLVLARAGFEGFERHVVPAGAVADRTADDVVAWVFSQSGSAPHLFGDRLTDFERDLRAVLRRTSPDGHFAERLPATEIMVWHKPHGVR, encoded by the coding sequence ATGCCTGACGGATGGGAGTGGGACAGCACCCTGTTTCAGGGATGCGCGTCCTACTACGAGCGCGGCCGGCTGCCGTACGCTCCGGGGCTCGCCGAAACGCTGGCCGCGGCGCTGGGCCTGGACGGGCGGGGCCGGCTCCTCGACGTCGGCTGCGGGCCGGGCACGGTGATCCTCGCTCTGGCGCGGTTCTTCGCCGAGGTGATCGGCGTCGACCCGGACGAGGACATGCTGGCCGAGGCCGCGCGGCAGGCCGGGCGTCGCGGGGTGACCAACGCGCGCTGGGTGGCCGCCCGCGCCGAGGACCTCCCGGCGGGTCTGGGCACGTTCCGGGTCGTGGTGTTCGCCCAGTCATTCCACTGGACCGATCGCGACCGCGTCGCCGCGACCGTGCGGGACATGCTGGAGCCGGGAGGCGCGTTCGTCCACATCAGCGATTTCAAGAACGCCCCCGCCGACCCGGCGCCGGTGCCGCTGCCCGCTCCCCCGTACGCGGAGATCGGCGAGCTGGTGCGCCGATATCTGGGGCCGGTGCGCCGTGCGGGGCAGGGGACGCTCGTCAACGGCACCCCGGATCGCGAGGACCTCGTGCTGGCACGGGCCGGGTTCGAGGGCTTCGAACGCCATGTCGTGCCGGCCGGAGCGGTGGCCGACCGCACCGCGGACGACGTCGTGGCGTGGGTGTTCTCCCAGTCAGGCTCGGCCCCTCACCTGTTCGGAGACAGGCTGACGGACTTCGAGCGGGACCTGCGCGCGGTGCTGCGGCGGACGTCACCCGACGGCCACTTCGCGGAGCGCCTTCCGGCGACCGAGATCATGGTCTGGCACAAGCCGCATGGAGTGCGATGA
- a CDS encoding FAD-dependent oxidoreductase — MKSPAPANARISIIGAGPGGLTCARILQRHGIAVTVWDRDPDADARDQGGSLDLHEEDGQLALREAGLLEEFFALARFEGQEMRRLDPAGRVLAHHLPAEGEMISPEIDRGQLRDLLLRSLAPGTVRWGRTLESVSGPIGGPRTLTFADGTAVEADLVIGADGAFSRVRAAVSPATPRYTGVGFLEAWFDDMDSARPELAELVGRGSAHAADGDRGLFAQRNSGGHMRVYIMRRVPLDWIAANGLRPEDTEGIRALLLREFAAWSPRLLRMITDNDGPYVDRPIFALPVPHTWEHSPSVTLLGDAAHLMPPLGVGVNLAMLDAAELALALVGSATVGDAVRGYEKTMLPRSAETARLLEPGAEFLLAVPDPGEHVRLGGPGSM; from the coding sequence ATGAAATCTCCGGCACCCGCGAACGCGCGGATCAGCATCATCGGCGCCGGCCCCGGGGGCCTCACCTGCGCCCGCATCCTGCAGCGGCACGGCATCGCGGTGACCGTCTGGGACCGGGATCCGGACGCGGACGCCCGCGACCAGGGCGGCTCGCTCGACCTGCACGAGGAGGACGGCCAGCTCGCCCTGCGTGAAGCGGGCCTGCTCGAGGAGTTCTTCGCGCTCGCCAGGTTCGAGGGGCAGGAGATGCGCCGCCTCGATCCGGCGGGACGCGTCCTCGCCCACCATCTGCCGGCCGAGGGCGAGATGATCAGCCCCGAGATCGACCGCGGGCAGCTTCGCGATCTCCTGCTCCGCTCACTCGCCCCGGGGACGGTCCGGTGGGGACGCACCCTCGAATCGGTGAGCGGGCCGATCGGCGGGCCGCGAACCCTGACGTTCGCCGACGGGACGGCGGTCGAGGCGGATCTCGTCATCGGCGCGGACGGCGCCTTCTCCCGCGTCCGCGCCGCGGTGTCGCCCGCGACCCCGCGCTACACCGGGGTCGGTTTCCTGGAGGCGTGGTTCGACGACATGGACAGCGCACGCCCCGAGCTCGCCGAACTCGTCGGGAGGGGCAGCGCCCACGCCGCAGACGGGGACCGCGGCCTCTTCGCACAGCGCAACAGCGGCGGCCACATGCGGGTCTACATCATGCGGCGCGTCCCCCTGGACTGGATCGCGGCGAACGGGCTCCGCCCCGAGGACACCGAGGGAATCCGCGCGCTGCTGCTTCGCGAGTTCGCCGCCTGGTCGCCACGGCTGCTCCGGATGATCACCGACAACGACGGCCCGTACGTCGACCGTCCGATCTTCGCCCTGCCGGTGCCGCACACCTGGGAGCACTCGCCCAGCGTGACGCTCCTCGGCGACGCCGCGCACCTCATGCCGCCGTTGGGCGTCGGCGTCAACCTCGCCATGCTCGACGCCGCCGAACTCGCGCTCGCGCTGGTCGGCTCCGCCACCGTCGGCGACGCCGTACGCGGCTACGAGAAGACGATGCTGCCGCGCTCGGCCGAGACGGCCAGGCTGCTCGAACCCGGCGCCGAGTTCCTGCTGGCCGTGCCCGACCCCGGCGAGCATGTCAGGCTGGGTGGTCCCGGCTCCATGTGA
- a CDS encoding TetR/AcrR family transcriptional regulator, with the protein MPDSPASGRRERKKAATRQAIADAALELFLEHGFERVSVRDVAERADVSTTTLFAHFPGKEALVFDREEEVEAALTAAVRERPEGQSVIEALRAHALESWVRVVSDPRLHELHALVDRTPALREYAERMWMRHAAALGTVIAEELGREADDLECAALARFVVEIPTLVRGRDDPRAAVETVFDLLVHGWRAEPAH; encoded by the coding sequence ATGCCCGACTCTCCGGCCAGTGGCCGTCGCGAGCGCAAGAAGGCCGCGACGAGGCAGGCCATCGCCGACGCCGCCCTGGAGCTCTTCCTGGAGCACGGTTTCGAACGCGTGAGCGTCCGCGACGTCGCAGAAAGGGCCGACGTGTCGACGACGACCCTGTTCGCGCACTTCCCGGGCAAGGAGGCGCTGGTCTTCGACCGTGAGGAGGAGGTCGAGGCGGCGCTGACCGCCGCCGTCCGCGAACGGCCCGAGGGACAGAGTGTGATCGAGGCGCTCCGCGCCCACGCGCTGGAGTCCTGGGTGCGGGTCGTGTCGGATCCTCGTCTGCACGAGCTCCACGCGCTGGTGGACCGGACGCCCGCGCTCCGGGAGTACGCGGAACGCATGTGGATGCGGCACGCGGCCGCCCTCGGCACCGTGATCGCGGAGGAGCTCGGGCGCGAGGCGGATGACCTCGAATGTGCGGCTCTCGCGCGGTTCGTCGTGGAAATCCCGACCCTGGTGCGAGGCCGGGACGACCCGCGTGCGGCCGTGGAGACCGTTTTCGACCTGCTGGTTCACGGCTGGCGTGCGGAGCCCGCGCATTGA
- a CDS encoding serine hydrolase domain-containing protein — protein MSELRTVVHFAGEKMPKCPNAVGFLMLGTALVGGAMPVGAPAVAASGGETVVTGVDSDHPSDRDRGRAHGRGHNAQRNKQRQSGNESERQKQNMLRDLTLALTPMQKGATDSRALPYNWQKTDATANSVSDQNSLSDITNRPVQNSDQSGSTPEGGPSGPEDDPTRDGTGAAASAAMLAYLKDLAAKDQFTGSALVVRRGQVLARFAAGEADEERHIPNRPDTVYRVMSITKQFTSMLVLKLQDRGLLKLDDPICPYLVPRYIKACPAAWRPITVRMTVTHTSGIPNIENLPGYLANVSRPTTPRKLIQQFVNLPLDFKPGTSWKYTNSGYVLAGAIIQAVTHQPYGVVLRKLITEPLNLRHTGYSPTYPPRGFAKGYLLHGKPAAPLNGSELFSATGLYTTVDDIARWDRAFGSFTVAPPATVKLAFTPQAKCPSTGCLNLPSTAYAFGWLVDRLQGHPLRYHPGLFMGYTASNMYLPADDIQVVVLSNVMNTDTAGIARHLATLALDL, from the coding sequence ATGTCTGAATTGAGGACAGTGGTACATTTCGCGGGGGAGAAAATGCCCAAGTGTCCTAATGCTGTCGGCTTTTTGATGCTCGGGACCGCGCTGGTCGGTGGGGCCATGCCTGTGGGCGCTCCCGCCGTCGCCGCGTCCGGCGGCGAAACCGTCGTGACCGGCGTCGATTCCGATCATCCGTCCGATCGCGATCGTGGCCGGGCGCACGGGCGCGGGCACAATGCCCAACGGAACAAGCAGCGGCAGTCGGGGAACGAAAGCGAGCGCCAGAAGCAGAACATGCTCCGCGATCTCACGCTCGCCCTCACGCCGATGCAGAAGGGCGCCACGGATTCCCGGGCTCTGCCGTACAACTGGCAGAAAACGGACGCGACGGCGAACTCCGTCAGCGACCAGAACAGCCTGTCGGACATCACGAACCGGCCCGTCCAGAATTCGGACCAATCCGGAAGCACGCCCGAGGGCGGGCCGTCGGGGCCGGAGGACGATCCCACCAGGGACGGGACCGGTGCCGCCGCCAGTGCGGCGATGCTGGCGTATCTGAAGGATCTGGCCGCAAAAGACCAGTTCACCGGCTCGGCGCTGGTCGTACGGCGTGGGCAGGTGCTGGCACGCTTCGCCGCGGGCGAGGCGGACGAGGAAAGGCACATCCCCAACCGGCCCGACACGGTCTATCGGGTCATGTCGATCACCAAGCAGTTCACCTCGATGCTCGTGCTGAAGCTGCAGGACCGCGGGCTGCTCAAGCTGGACGACCCGATCTGTCCCTATCTCGTGCCGCGTTACATCAAGGCCTGCCCGGCGGCGTGGCGTCCGATCACGGTCCGTATGACGGTCACGCACACCTCGGGCATCCCCAACATCGAGAACCTGCCCGGCTACCTCGCCAATGTCTCGCGACCGACCACGCCCCGGAAACTCATCCAGCAGTTCGTGAACCTGCCGCTGGACTTCAAGCCCGGCACCAGCTGGAAGTACACCAACTCCGGCTACGTCCTGGCCGGCGCGATCATCCAGGCGGTGACGCACCAGCCGTACGGGGTCGTGCTGCGCAAGCTGATCACCGAGCCGCTGAACCTCCGGCACACCGGTTACAGCCCGACATATCCGCCGCGCGGGTTCGCGAAGGGCTACTTGTTGCACGGGAAGCCGGCCGCGCCCCTCAACGGCTCGGAACTGTTCTCCGCGACCGGTCTCTACACCACCGTCGACGACATCGCCCGCTGGGACCGGGCGTTCGGCTCGTTCACGGTCGCGCCGCCCGCCACGGTCAAGCTGGCGTTCACGCCGCAGGCGAAGTGCCCCTCCACCGGCTGCCTCAACCTGCCGTCGACCGCGTACGCCTTCGGATGGCTCGTCGACCGGCTGCAGGGGCACCCGCTCCGGTATCACCCGGGTCTGTTCATGGGCTACACGGCGAGCAACATGTATCTGCCCGCCGACGACATCCAGGTGGTCGTGCTCAGCAACGTGATGAACACCGACACCGCCGGGATCGCCCGCCACCTCGCCACGCTCGCGCTCGATCTCTGA